A window of the Euzebya pacifica genome harbors these coding sequences:
- a CDS encoding ABC transporter ATP-binding protein, translating to MTDVETPSPTPTVGDVVVRATGLRKAFGEGDGRIVALDGADVEVRLGELLVVRGPSGCGKSTLLQCLSGILPPDEGAVSWVDADGEVALADLDDDGRTDLRAQRMGFVFQTLNLLPALTVRENVELPLVLGALPAVEIRQRAGDALVSVGMGDRADAFPAQLSGGQQQRVALARALVSEPDVIWADEPTGALDSVAQAEMLELLRAAVTPTRTVVIVSHAEVVAAAADRVITMVDGRVA from the coding sequence GTGACCGACGTCGAGACCCCGTCCCCGACCCCGACCGTGGGTGACGTCGTCGTCCGCGCCACCGGCCTGCGCAAGGCCTTCGGGGAGGGGGACGGCCGCATCGTCGCGCTGGACGGCGCCGACGTGGAGGTCCGCCTCGGCGAGCTGCTGGTCGTCCGCGGCCCGTCCGGCTGCGGAAAGTCGACGTTGCTGCAGTGCCTGTCGGGCATCCTGCCGCCCGACGAGGGGGCGGTCAGCTGGGTCGACGCCGACGGCGAGGTCGCCCTGGCCGACCTGGACGACGACGGCCGGACCGACCTGCGGGCCCAGCGGATGGGGTTCGTGTTCCAGACCCTCAACCTGCTGCCTGCCCTGACGGTCCGCGAGAACGTCGAGCTGCCGCTGGTGCTCGGCGCGCTGCCGGCGGTGGAGATCCGCCAGCGCGCCGGCGACGCGCTGGTGTCGGTCGGCATGGGGGACCGAGCGGACGCGTTCCCCGCACAGCTGAGCGGTGGACAGCAGCAGCGGGTGGCTCTGGCCCGCGCCCTGGTCAGCGAGCCCGATGTCATCTGGGCCGACGAGCCCACAGGCGCGCTGGACAGCGTCGCGCAGGCGGAGATGCTCGAGCTGCTGCGCGCCGCGGTGACCCCCACCCGCACCGTCGTCATCGTCAGCCATGCGGAGGTCGTCGCTGCGGCCGCCGACCGTGTGATCACGATGGTCGACGGCCGCGTCGCCTGA
- a CDS encoding PQQ-dependent sugar dehydrogenase, producing the protein MRRAAFVALVAIAMVLPLTGVSQAQQLGIDPAVEREVLFNQLITPTALEVAPDGRAVVVSREGQITVWEQDGSTTRAAFLPVDAYDRQGGQFDESACPRGNECPAGYNLAEGGIHGILLAPDFMTSGELYLYYTPVDSLGEDIWPPKMPNARPHCDASAGNGCPSSGNDEGKFRLSRFTMDLDTNIIDLESEVELFENPAEWFYCCHYGGDLEWKNDGTLLMTTGDDTTSDHSGGYSPHDQRADWTFNSAALTSQNLADRRGKVLRIDVEELESGLDGPLGDGVPGDRPGIDPNPFADDPDADPYVYALGFRSNYRFAYNPSTDHLYVGTVGPDARNPNPTRGPAAHDEIEVVPPGGGTNHGWPYCIANNLPYNRYDFATGTAGEPFSCAGMTPATIYYTYAPSNTSPFVQMGQGSNTAVGGTAYFRPETGALRLPETYDNQLLWMDHGRGQMWRSPINADGSLDGSPTSLLPVAMGGIYLVNTLSNPIDATVGPDGAVYVVEGNGFWNSIAGRLTRITCAGCTPDAADYGGDVEVLDRTAETLVASVDGGIVDRLPGAGLLVVLTTTLALVAWRRRGDVV; encoded by the coding sequence ATGAGAAGAGCCGCGTTCGTCGCGCTCGTCGCGATCGCGATGGTCCTACCACTGACGGGGGTGTCGCAGGCCCAGCAGCTGGGCATCGACCCCGCCGTCGAACGGGAGGTCCTGTTCAACCAGCTGATCACCCCGACCGCGCTCGAGGTCGCCCCCGACGGGCGTGCCGTCGTCGTCAGTCGCGAGGGACAGATCACCGTCTGGGAGCAGGACGGCTCCACCACCCGGGCGGCCTTCCTGCCCGTCGACGCCTACGACCGCCAGGGCGGTCAGTTCGACGAATCGGCCTGCCCACGGGGCAACGAGTGCCCCGCTGGCTACAACCTGGCCGAGGGCGGCATCCACGGCATCCTGCTGGCACCCGACTTCATGACCTCCGGCGAGCTGTACCTCTACTACACGCCGGTCGACTCCCTCGGTGAGGACATCTGGCCGCCGAAGATGCCCAACGCGCGTCCGCACTGCGACGCCTCCGCCGGCAACGGCTGCCCCTCCTCGGGCAACGACGAGGGCAAGTTCCGCCTGTCGCGCTTCACCATGGACCTCGACACCAACATCATCGACCTCGAGTCCGAGGTCGAGCTGTTCGAGAACCCCGCCGAGTGGTTCTACTGCTGCCACTACGGCGGCGACCTCGAGTGGAAGAACGACGGCACGCTGCTGATGACGACGGGGGACGACACGACGTCGGACCACTCGGGCGGCTACTCCCCGCACGACCAGCGTGCGGACTGGACGTTCAACTCCGCGGCGCTGACCAGCCAGAACCTGGCCGACCGCCGCGGCAAGGTGCTGCGCATCGACGTCGAGGAGCTCGAGTCCGGCCTGGACGGCCCGCTCGGCGACGGCGTGCCCGGCGACCGCCCGGGCATCGACCCCAACCCGTTCGCCGACGACCCCGACGCCGACCCCTACGTCTACGCGCTCGGGTTCCGCTCCAACTACCGGTTTGCCTACAACCCGTCCACCGACCACCTCTACGTCGGCACGGTCGGACCCGACGCCCGCAACCCCAACCCGACCCGTGGCCCCGCCGCCCACGACGAGATCGAGGTCGTCCCGCCGGGCGGTGGCACCAACCACGGCTGGCCGTACTGCATCGCCAACAACCTGCCGTACAACCGCTACGACTTCGCCACCGGCACCGCCGGCGAACCGTTCAGCTGCGCCGGCATGACCCCGGCGACGATCTACTACACCTACGCGCCGAGCAACACGAGCCCGTTCGTGCAGATGGGGCAGGGCTCCAACACCGCGGTGGGCGGCACGGCGTACTTCCGGCCCGAGACCGGCGCGCTGCGGCTGCCCGAGACCTACGACAACCAGCTGCTGTGGATGGATCACGGTCGCGGCCAGATGTGGCGGTCCCCGATCAACGCCGACGGGTCGCTGGACGGCTCGCCCACCTCGTTGCTGCCCGTCGCCATGGGCGGCATCTACCTGGTCAACACCCTCAGCAACCCGATCGACGCGACCGTCGGCCCCGACGGTGCCGTCTACGTGGTCGAGGGCAACGGCTTCTGGAACTCCATCGCCGGCCGGCTGACCCGCATCACCTGTGCAGGCTGCACACCCGACGCGGCTGACTACGGCGGCGACGTGGAGGTCCTGGACCGCACCGCCGAGACCCTGGTCGCCAGCGTGGACGGCGGGATCGTCGACCGGCTGCCCGGCGCCGGCCTGCTCGTCGTGCTGACCACCACGCTGGCGCTGGTCGCCTGGCGTCGACGGGGGGACGTGGTGTGA
- a CDS encoding PQQ-dependent sugar dehydrogenase, protein MTSTRTTLLVLVAVMAMVVPLGTAASAQSLLPDPSVDKEVLYGELISPTALEVAPDGRVIVTSREGQVTVWEQDGTVTRAAFLPVDAYDRQGGQFDVENCPRGEECPAGFNLAEGGIHGILLAPDFMTSGELYLYYTVANSLGMEPWPPKMPNARPFCDDTAGDGCPASGNDEGIWRLSRFTMDLDANTIDLSTEVPLFENPAEWFYCCHYGGDMEWRNDGTLLLSTGDDTTSDHSSGYSPHDQRADWTFNSAALTSANPADRRGKVLRIDIEELESGLDGPLGDGVPGDRPGIDPNPFLDDPDADPYVYAYGFRSLYRFGYSPETDHVYAGNVGPDARNPDPTRGPAAHDEIEVVPPGGGTNHGWPFCIADNVPYNEYDFATGAAGEPFSCAGMTPAAVWYTYVPSTTSPYVQMGGGGNTALGGVAYHRPDDGALRLPEAYDDHFLWMEYSRGAVWHMPIADDGSLDNSPASLNATANGIPFVLPGLSNPIDMATGPDGAVYVVESNGGWNSIAGRLTRLQCAGCTPDAADYGDGVEILDRPAVASVAGVDGGLASVLPTAGLLGLVLVALGGLGVRRRRRVI, encoded by the coding sequence GTGACGTCGACCCGAACCACCCTGCTCGTCCTCGTCGCCGTCATGGCGATGGTCGTCCCGCTGGGCACCGCTGCCAGCGCCCAGTCCCTGCTGCCCGACCCGTCGGTGGACAAGGAGGTGCTGTACGGCGAGCTGATCTCGCCGACGGCGCTGGAGGTCGCCCCCGACGGCCGGGTCATCGTCACGAGCCGCGAGGGGCAGGTGACCGTCTGGGAGCAGGACGGCACCGTGACCCGTGCGGCGTTCCTGCCCGTCGACGCCTACGACCGCCAGGGCGGGCAGTTCGACGTCGAGAACTGCCCACGGGGCGAGGAGTGCCCGGCCGGATTCAACCTTGCCGAGGGCGGCATCCACGGGATCCTGCTGGCCCCCGACTTCATGACCTCCGGCGAGCTCTACCTGTACTACACGGTGGCGAACTCCCTCGGCATGGAGCCGTGGCCGCCGAAGATGCCGAACGCGCGTCCGTTCTGCGACGACACCGCCGGCGACGGCTGCCCCGCCTCGGGCAACGACGAGGGCATCTGGCGCCTGTCCCGCTTCACGATGGACCTCGACGCCAACACCATCGACCTGTCGACTGAGGTGCCGCTCTTCGAGAACCCGGCCGAGTGGTTCTACTGCTGCCACTACGGCGGCGACATGGAGTGGCGCAACGACGGCACCCTGCTGCTGTCCACCGGTGACGACACGACGTCGGACCACTCCAGCGGCTACTCCCCCCACGACCAGCGTGCGGACTGGACCTTCAACTCCGCGGCCCTGACCAGCGCCAACCCGGCCGACCGACGCGGCAAGGTGCTGCGCATCGACATCGAGGAGCTCGAGAGCGGTCTGGACGGTCCGCTGGGCGACGGTGTCCCCGGCGACCGTCCCGGCATCGACCCCAACCCGTTCCTCGACGACCCCGACGCCGACCCCTACGTCTACGCCTACGGGTTCCGGTCGCTGTACCGGTTCGGGTACAGCCCCGAGACCGACCACGTGTACGCCGGCAACGTGGGCCCGGACGCCCGCAACCCCGACCCGACCCGAGGGCCCGCAGCCCACGACGAGATCGAGGTCGTGCCCCCGGGCGGTGGCACCAACCACGGCTGGCCGTTCTGCATCGCCGACAACGTCCCCTACAACGAGTACGACTTCGCGACGGGCGCGGCCGGCGAGCCGTTCAGCTGCGCCGGGATGACCCCCGCAGCGGTCTGGTACACCTACGTCCCGTCGACGACCAGCCCGTACGTGCAGATGGGCGGCGGCGGCAACACGGCCCTGGGTGGCGTGGCGTACCACCGTCCCGACGACGGTGCCCTGCGCCTGCCCGAGGCCTACGACGACCACTTCCTGTGGATGGAGTACAGCCGCGGGGCGGTGTGGCACATGCCGATCGCCGACGACGGGTCGCTGGACAACAGCCCGGCGTCGCTGAACGCCACCGCCAACGGCATCCCCTTCGTGCTGCCGGGACTCAGCAACCCGATCGACATGGCGACCGGCCCCGATGGTGCGGTGTACGTCGTGGAGAGCAACGGCGGTTGGAACTCCATCGCCGGCCGCCTGACGCGCCTGCAGTGCGCTGGTTGCACCCCAGACGCCGCCGACTACGGCGACGGTGTCGAGATCCTCGACCGCCCCGCGGTCGCGTCGGTCGCCGGGGTCGACGGCGGACTGGCATCCGTGCTGCCGACGGCCGGACTCCTCGGGTTGGTGCTCGTGGCGTTGGGCGGACTCGGCGTCCGTCGGCGCCGCCGCGTGATCTGA
- a CDS encoding ABC transporter permease, with the protein MRRPGRGLLVVLGLLAMHVATVASLVGGSALERLFVEDARAQWGPIDVVTFRPGEPLIGESLVRFAATEGAQLGDRWAGRLILDAVASGGPGQREPDARLLGVSADEIDIGAPMTGEGQTDPLLLGPDGVLLGRRLADRIDVGTGDRVGFVVAIPEHTDPDDEDLELPPRVVRWDATVEGIADDTGLVDFGRTPNALTRLDTLQRITGLPGLVSALYLDTPEDGRDAAEAVTERFESINRRVGLVSVEAKEDALDLAADEGGLFSGILLTLALLVVAASAAVTVNLIVLLGQERAREVAVMRAIGVAQRHVRRLFVAEAAVYAVLAAVVGVALALPLAGWLATTIADHFGAIEAGRGRELVDLDLTPDPAAIVSGIVTVLVVALVTAWSAGRRLAGLDVADVLRGGPPVLGTPDRGERRLAVTRGVGLLTLGMGLTAGDGGDLLRYVGVSLLLIAWWLHLRHRLPVGAVRTRLDERAAVVGLVWSVVAPALLGDFAAGVQASFGILVLAGVGAVSCATVLATARAAQLMRVVRLYLPDRRVQAPLRTAGSWAGHLRSRGGTVTGTVGVVLFMVAALAVLGSATDIGVARQRGGYDVVGTSAARVDPDQLSAVRGVRRVDAMDHTLMGEGWFTTEDEDDEASSVPYPVRAIRLDPGFAAAQAFALADALPEYTSAGQVLDDVVRGEGVVLDRYARPEGAMPGDDVVVDDGRGPVSHELLAVLDTYLLQGVLMGPDAYEDLFATRGPTFVIAAANDGHDAAALAGEMYDVAADVGLDVVTVAEAAREVVAVNRTFTDTFAVMLRLALGVALVGVAVLVARAVRERRSQLAVLRAIGFTRRDVTLALVAEPMLQAVTGVVIGVVAGLGVLWLLFRRGFADLAFVVGWVDLGLTCAAVLGLVLLSSLVPAVRGARGDVAAGLRDQG; encoded by the coding sequence ATGCGACGTCCGGGTCGTGGCCTGCTCGTCGTGCTCGGCCTGCTGGCCATGCACGTGGCGACCGTCGCGTCGCTGGTCGGGGGCAGCGCGCTGGAGCGCCTCTTCGTGGAGGACGCCCGGGCCCAGTGGGGCCCCATCGACGTCGTGACCTTCCGTCCCGGCGAACCGCTGATCGGCGAGTCCCTCGTCCGGTTCGCCGCCACCGAGGGAGCCCAGCTCGGCGACCGGTGGGCCGGCCGGCTGATCCTGGACGCGGTGGCCAGCGGCGGCCCCGGCCAGCGCGAACCCGACGCGCGCCTCCTGGGGGTCTCCGCCGACGAGATCGACATCGGCGCGCCCATGACGGGGGAGGGTCAGACCGACCCGCTGCTGCTCGGCCCCGACGGCGTGCTGCTCGGGCGGCGTCTGGCCGACCGGATCGACGTGGGGACGGGCGACCGGGTCGGGTTCGTCGTTGCCATCCCGGAGCACACCGACCCCGACGACGAGGACCTCGAGCTGCCCCCACGGGTCGTCCGATGGGACGCCACGGTCGAGGGCATCGCCGACGACACCGGGCTGGTCGACTTCGGACGGACCCCCAACGCGCTCACCCGGCTGGACACCCTGCAGCGGATCACCGGCCTGCCGGGGCTCGTGTCCGCCCTGTACCTGGACACCCCCGAGGACGGGCGGGACGCCGCGGAGGCCGTCACCGAGCGCTTCGAGTCCATCAACCGTCGGGTCGGGCTGGTGTCGGTGGAGGCCAAGGAGGACGCGCTGGACCTGGCCGCCGACGAAGGTGGGTTGTTCTCCGGCATCCTGCTGACCCTGGCGTTGCTGGTCGTCGCGGCCTCGGCCGCCGTGACCGTCAACCTGATCGTGCTCCTCGGTCAGGAACGCGCCCGCGAGGTCGCGGTGATGCGCGCCATCGGCGTTGCCCAGCGCCACGTCCGCCGGCTGTTCGTGGCCGAGGCCGCCGTGTACGCCGTCCTGGCCGCCGTCGTCGGGGTCGCCCTCGCCCTGCCCCTGGCCGGCTGGCTGGCGACCACGATCGCTGACCACTTCGGCGCCATCGAGGCCGGTCGCGGTCGCGAGCTGGTCGACCTGGACCTGACCCCGGACCCGGCGGCGATCGTCAGCGGGATCGTGACGGTCCTCGTCGTGGCGCTGGTGACCGCATGGTCCGCCGGCCGTCGGCTGGCCGGACTGGACGTGGCCGACGTGCTCCGCGGCGGCCCGCCCGTGCTGGGCACACCCGATCGGGGCGAACGCCGGCTGGCCGTGACGCGCGGCGTGGGCCTGCTCACCCTGGGGATGGGGCTGACCGCAGGCGACGGTGGGGACCTGCTGCGCTACGTGGGCGTCTCGCTGCTGCTGATTGCCTGGTGGCTGCACCTTCGCCACCGCCTGCCTGTCGGCGCCGTGCGGACCCGGCTGGACGAACGCGCCGCGGTCGTCGGGCTGGTGTGGTCCGTCGTCGCGCCGGCGCTGCTCGGCGACTTCGCCGCTGGCGTCCAAGCGTCCTTCGGGATCCTGGTGCTGGCCGGGGTGGGGGCCGTGTCGTGCGCGACCGTGCTGGCGACCGCCAGGGCCGCCCAGCTGATGCGTGTCGTGCGGCTGTACCTGCCCGACCGGCGCGTTCAGGCCCCCCTGCGCACCGCCGGGTCCTGGGCCGGCCACCTGCGGTCGCGCGGTGGCACCGTGACCGGCACCGTCGGCGTCGTGCTGTTCATGGTCGCGGCCCTGGCCGTGCTCGGGTCGGCCACCGACATCGGTGTGGCCCGACAGCGCGGGGGCTACGACGTCGTCGGCACCTCCGCGGCGCGGGTGGACCCCGACCAGCTGTCCGCTGTCCGCGGGGTTCGGCGCGTCGACGCGATGGACCACACGCTGATGGGCGAGGGTTGGTTCACCACCGAGGACGAGGACGACGAGGCATCGTCGGTGCCCTATCCCGTCCGGGCCATCCGGCTGGACCCCGGGTTCGCCGCCGCCCAGGCGTTCGCGTTGGCCGACGCGCTGCCCGAGTACACCTCTGCCGGCCAGGTCCTCGACGACGTCGTCCGCGGCGAAGGGGTGGTGCTGGACCGCTACGCCCGTCCCGAAGGGGCCATGCCCGGCGACGACGTGGTCGTCGACGACGGGCGCGGCCCGGTCAGCCACGAGCTGCTCGCCGTGCTCGACACCTACCTGCTGCAGGGCGTCCTGATGGGCCCGGATGCCTACGAGGACCTGTTCGCCACCCGCGGACCCACGTTCGTGATCGCCGCCGCCAACGACGGCCACGACGCGGCAGCGCTGGCCGGCGAGATGTACGACGTGGCAGCTGATGTCGGCCTGGACGTGGTCACCGTCGCCGAGGCCGCCCGCGAGGTCGTTGCGGTCAACCGCACCTTCACCGACACGTTCGCCGTCATGCTCCGCCTGGCGCTCGGCGTGGCGCTGGTCGGGGTGGCCGTGCTGGTCGCGCGGGCGGTCAGGGAACGCCGCAGCCAGCTCGCGGTGCTGCGGGCCATCGGCTTCACGCGTCGCGACGTCACCCTCGCCCTCGTGGCCGAACCGATGCTGCAGGCGGTCACCGGTGTGGTCATCGGCGTCGTGGCCGGGCTGGGCGTGCTGTGGCTGCTGTTCCGCCGGGGCTTCGCCGATCTGGCCTTCGTCGTCGGATGGGTCGACCTCGGACTCACCTGCGCCGCAGTGCTGGGCCTGGTGCTGCTCAGCTCGCTGGTTCCCGCCGTGCGGGGGGCCCGAGGCGACGTGGCCGCCGGGCTCCGCGACCAGGGTTGA
- a CDS encoding 3-keto-disaccharide hydrolase has protein sequence MTVLPTAGRVRGRPVSLVLALLLAVGLLAVPTATADAATCDRAPDLQPGFTPMWDGAGDPRSQGWRQSGPGGFDVVDDGPGEGCRLLSTGGLGLLWYADASFADYELRMQWRTEDATDNSGIFVGFPSAGGNTHNLAISSGYEVQVREGTIGDGEDQKTGSIYNEQRELRRAANPAGQWNDYAITVERNEALDRPTITVELNGEVVNVFQGTEDFRATDAGHIGLQNHGVDDDVSFRDIGIRMLSDAQPPTTTHALSSTGEQLPSGWWTAPVEVALDASDEFGGSGLARTEYRLDGGEWTTHGAPEEVIFDGTRETFDRWRQAPSGSFQLMPDGTMHTVGGLGMLWYPVEYGDMVLRFQFRDMRPAPTGGSNSGVFVRFPDPDEAVSRAPEDRHACQTGSAETSPAWVAISCGHEIQVYDGTGIFDFEPQKTGSIYNFSPLTLDEANPGTQGEWQDYEIRVEGGGDWTTTIVRNGQVLQTWTNSPGQEAARAGDPSTDLRQFARGHIGLQNHGYPDHMQFRNVRVQRLEPAEPLLIAEPGRHTLEYRSVDGAGNVEDSTTLRIDIDPAAPVTTATVDQPGGTGPATITLQPTDVGAGVARTEYRIDDGAWTDYSGPIETLLGTSQASFDEWIQAGPGSFERQPDGSIVSRGGLGMLWHPRAFGDVHLTYEWRDLRTDGGRSNSGLFVRFPNPDEAAAAGDLHACQRGGETRPEWVAIYCGQELQMYDGATGETQKTGSVYNFAPLDLQQARAVPTGTWSTYEVELTGGGDWTATIARDGEVINSFTNSPGQQSSRSGDPGTDLRQFAEGHIGLQNHGSSDLVQIRNVRVTDLSPEAAAFVIDTPGTHTVEFRSIDHAGRVEAITVLTVTV, from the coding sequence ATGACAGTCCTCCCCACCGCAGGCCGCGTGCGCGGTCGCCCCGTTTCGCTGGTCCTCGCGCTGCTGCTGGCCGTTGGCCTGCTGGCGGTGCCGACGGCCACCGCCGACGCCGCCACCTGTGACCGAGCCCCCGACCTCCAGCCGGGCTTCACGCCCATGTGGGACGGTGCGGGTGACCCCCGGTCGCAGGGTTGGCGCCAGTCGGGGCCGGGTGGCTTCGACGTGGTCGACGACGGTCCCGGCGAGGGCTGCCGGCTGCTCAGCACGGGCGGCCTCGGGCTCCTCTGGTACGCCGATGCGTCCTTCGCCGACTACGAGCTGCGGATGCAGTGGCGCACCGAGGACGCGACCGACAACTCCGGCATCTTCGTCGGGTTCCCCTCCGCGGGCGGCAACACCCACAACCTCGCCATCTCCTCGGGGTACGAGGTCCAGGTGCGCGAGGGCACGATCGGTGACGGAGAGGACCAGAAGACGGGCTCGATCTACAACGAGCAACGCGAGCTGCGTCGCGCCGCCAACCCCGCGGGGCAGTGGAACGACTACGCCATCACCGTCGAGCGCAATGAGGCGCTGGACCGCCCGACGATCACCGTCGAGCTGAACGGCGAGGTCGTCAACGTCTTCCAGGGCACCGAGGACTTCCGGGCCACCGACGCCGGTCACATCGGCCTGCAGAACCACGGGGTCGACGACGACGTGAGCTTCCGCGACATCGGCATCCGCATGTTGTCGGACGCCCAGCCGCCGACGACCACCCACGCCCTGTCCAGCACGGGCGAGCAGCTGCCGTCCGGCTGGTGGACCGCCCCGGTCGAGGTCGCCCTCGACGCCAGCGACGAGTTCGGCGGGTCGGGACTGGCGCGCACCGAGTACCGGCTCGACGGCGGCGAGTGGACGACCCACGGCGCCCCGGAGGAGGTCATCTTCGACGGGACCCGCGAGACGTTCGACCGGTGGCGACAGGCCCCCAGCGGGTCCTTCCAGCTGATGCCCGACGGCACCATGCACACCGTCGGCGGACTGGGGATGCTCTGGTACCCCGTCGAGTACGGCGACATGGTCCTGCGCTTCCAGTTCCGGGACATGCGTCCCGCACCGACAGGCGGCTCCAACTCCGGCGTGTTCGTGCGCTTCCCCGATCCCGACGAGGCGGTGTCGCGAGCCCCCGAGGACCGTCATGCCTGCCAGACCGGGTCCGCGGAGACCAGCCCGGCATGGGTCGCCATCAGCTGTGGCCACGAGATCCAGGTCTACGACGGCACCGGCATCTTCGACTTCGAGCCGCAGAAGACCGGGTCGATCTACAACTTCTCCCCCCTGACCCTGGACGAGGCGAACCCCGGTACCCAGGGCGAGTGGCAGGACTACGAGATCCGCGTCGAGGGGGGCGGCGACTGGACGACCACGATCGTCCGCAACGGCCAGGTCCTGCAGACGTGGACCAACAGCCCCGGCCAGGAGGCCGCGCGGGCAGGGGACCCGTCCACCGACCTCCGCCAGTTCGCCCGCGGCCACATCGGCCTGCAGAACCACGGCTACCCCGACCACATGCAGTTCCGCAACGTCCGCGTCCAGCGGCTCGAGCCGGCCGAACCGCTGCTGATCGCCGAACCCGGTCGCCACACGCTGGAGTACCGCTCGGTCGACGGTGCCGGCAACGTCGAGGACTCCACCACCCTGCGGATCGACATCGACCCCGCCGCACCCGTGACCACCGCCACCGTCGACCAGCCCGGTGGCACCGGCCCGGCGACGATCACCCTGCAGCCGACCGATGTCGGGGCCGGCGTCGCCCGCACCGAGTACCGCATCGACGACGGTGCCTGGACCGACTACAGCGGCCCGATTGAGACGCTGCTCGGCACCTCGCAGGCGTCCTTCGACGAGTGGATCCAGGCGGGACCCGGCTCCTTCGAACGCCAGCCCGACGGGTCGATCGTCTCCCGCGGCGGCCTCGGGATGCTGTGGCACCCGCGGGCCTTCGGTGACGTGCACCTCACCTACGAGTGGCGCGACCTGCGCACCGACGGCGGCCGGTCCAACTCCGGGCTGTTCGTCCGCTTCCCCAACCCCGACGAGGCGGCCGCAGCGGGTGATCTGCACGCCTGCCAGCGCGGCGGCGAGACCCGTCCGGAATGGGTCGCCATCTACTGCGGCCAGGAGCTGCAGATGTACGACGGCGCCACCGGTGAGACCCAGAAGACCGGTTCGGTCTATAACTTCGCCCCGCTGGACCTGCAGCAGGCACGGGCGGTCCCGACCGGCACGTGGAGCACCTACGAGGTCGAGTTGACCGGCGGCGGCGACTGGACCGCGACCATCGCTCGTGACGGCGAGGTCATCAACTCCTTCACCAACAGCCCGGGGCAGCAGTCGTCGCGCAGCGGTGACCCCGGTACCGACCTGCGGCAGTTCGCCGAGGGACACATCGGCCTGCAGAACCACGGCAGCTCGGACCTGGTGCAGATCCGCAACGTCCGGGTGACCGACCTGTCGCCCGAGGCCGCTGCCTTCGTCATCGACACCCCCGGCACGCACACCGTGGAGTTCCGCTCGATCGACCACGCCGGCCGGGTCGAGGCCATCACCGTCCTGACCGTGACCGTCTGA